Proteins from a single region of Streptomyces spinoverrucosus:
- a CDS encoding cytochrome P450/oxidoreductase, translating to MTSLSPTPVAEGLQVFYDPLSYAAYDHPYEVYRRLRDHAPVYYNARRDLWVVSRYEDVKACLRDHEHMVNALGNDMDGTHASYGAGNLIAQDQPHHTVLRNVVRPSFAAREILALEAHVRGLARDLVAGLRERGGGDFATDVALPLVIGASMRLMGMPASDSPFWQDHLLRSMARTVGRFGVPEDAALSNHETEEHLAEIMRRRRLDIGAGAPRDTPDVITQVLRAVADGTLDDQEQIGLAHLVLSASIDAPAALLTNCVAVLDKFPGLQGHLRDHPDLIQNFVEETLRYDGPAKNLCRQTTADITLRGITIPADSRVMVLMGSAGRDERVYPDPDAFDLYRTFDADNKILTFGEGIHSCMGAPLARLTARIAVEELVAGPAATEVRVVGTPQRWTKQMVRGFASLPVQFLAGEQEQAARTELVPEVHIERTRERTTRLTLATRELETEVRVSGKDAVADGVVALTLHAMDGRPLPAWEPGAHVDLVLGGAPTRQYSLCGDPTDRRTLRLGILRDPDGSGGSLYVHDRLRAGDTVRIRGPRNNFPLVAAPRYLFIAGGIGITPILAMIRAAETAGADWRLVYGGRRRASMAFLDELAGYGDRVTVWPQEEQGLIDLDGLLGTPLPDTKVYCCGPEPLLAAVEQKCATWPEDALHVERFMARPLSAPVLNEAFEVHLAQSGLTLDVPPEKSVLAAVAEAGIEVLSSCQEGTCGTCETTVLEGEPDHRDSVLDEASRKTGDRMMICVSRSCTKRLVLDL from the coding sequence ATGACGTCCCTCTCCCCGACGCCCGTGGCGGAAGGCCTCCAGGTCTTCTACGACCCGCTCTCCTACGCGGCCTACGACCATCCCTACGAGGTGTACCGGCGACTGCGCGACCACGCGCCGGTCTACTACAACGCACGGCGCGACCTGTGGGTGGTGTCGCGGTACGAGGACGTCAAGGCGTGTCTGCGCGACCACGAGCACATGGTGAACGCCCTGGGCAACGACATGGACGGCACCCACGCCTCGTACGGTGCGGGCAACCTGATCGCCCAGGACCAGCCGCACCACACGGTGTTGCGCAACGTGGTCCGTCCGTCGTTCGCGGCCCGCGAGATCCTCGCCCTGGAGGCGCATGTGCGCGGACTCGCCCGTGACCTGGTGGCCGGGCTCCGCGAGCGCGGTGGCGGCGATTTCGCGACGGACGTCGCGCTGCCCCTGGTCATCGGTGCCTCGATGCGGCTGATGGGGATGCCGGCCTCGGACAGCCCGTTCTGGCAGGACCACCTGCTGCGCTCGATGGCCCGCACCGTCGGCCGGTTCGGTGTCCCCGAGGACGCCGCCCTCTCCAACCACGAGACGGAGGAGCACCTCGCCGAGATCATGCGCCGACGCCGGCTCGACATCGGGGCCGGAGCGCCGCGCGACACACCCGACGTCATCACCCAGGTCCTGCGTGCCGTCGCCGACGGCACGCTCGACGACCAGGAACAGATCGGGCTCGCCCACCTCGTCCTGTCGGCGTCGATCGACGCGCCCGCGGCCCTGCTGACCAACTGCGTCGCCGTACTGGACAAGTTCCCCGGTCTCCAGGGCCACCTGCGCGACCATCCGGATCTGATCCAGAACTTCGTCGAGGAGACCCTGCGCTACGACGGTCCGGCCAAGAACCTGTGCCGCCAGACCACGGCCGACATCACGCTCCGCGGCATCACCATCCCCGCGGACTCCCGTGTGATGGTCCTGATGGGTTCGGCCGGCCGCGACGAGCGCGTCTATCCCGACCCCGACGCCTTCGACCTGTACCGCACGTTCGACGCGGACAACAAGATCCTCACCTTCGGCGAGGGCATCCACTCCTGCATGGGCGCCCCGCTCGCCCGGCTGACCGCGCGGATCGCCGTGGAGGAACTGGTTGCCGGGCCGGCCGCGACCGAGGTCCGGGTCGTCGGCACACCGCAGCGCTGGACCAAGCAGATGGTGCGCGGCTTCGCGTCGCTGCCGGTGCAGTTCCTCGCCGGCGAGCAGGAGCAGGCGGCTCGGACCGAGCTGGTGCCCGAGGTCCACATCGAGCGGACCCGTGAACGCACCACCCGACTGACCCTGGCCACCCGGGAGTTGGAGACCGAGGTACGCGTCAGCGGCAAGGACGCGGTCGCCGACGGCGTCGTCGCCCTGACCCTGCACGCCATGGACGGCCGGCCACTGCCGGCCTGGGAGCCCGGCGCCCACGTCGACCTTGTGCTGGGCGGTGCCCCCACCCGGCAGTACTCGCTGTGCGGTGACCCCACCGACCGCCGAACCCTGCGCCTCGGGATCCTGCGCGACCCGGACGGCAGCGGTGGCTCCCTGTACGTGCACGACCGGCTCCGGGCGGGCGACACCGTCCGCATCCGCGGCCCGCGCAACAACTTTCCGCTGGTGGCGGCACCGCGCTACCTGTTCATCGCCGGCGGCATCGGTATCACTCCGATCCTGGCCATGATCCGCGCCGCCGAGACCGCCGGCGCCGACTGGCGACTCGTCTACGGCGGTCGCCGGCGCGCTTCGATGGCCTTCCTGGACGAACTCGCGGGCTACGGCGACCGCGTCACCGTCTGGCCACAGGAAGAGCAGGGCCTCATCGACCTCGACGGCCTGCTCGGCACGCCACTGCCCGACACCAAGGTCTACTGCTGCGGGCCCGAGCCTCTCCTGGCCGCCGTCGAGCAGAAGTGCGCGACCTGGCCGGAAGACGCGCTGCACGTCGAACGGTTCATGGCAAGGCCGCTGTCCGCACCGGTCCTGAACGAGGCGTTCGAGGTCCACCTCGCCCAGAGCGGCCTCACGCTCGACGTTCCCCCGGAGAAGTCCGTCCTGGCGGCCGTGGCGGAGGCAGGGATCGAGGTGCTCTCGTCCTGCCAGGAAGGTACCTGCGGCACGTGCGAGACGACCGTCCTGGAAGGCGAACCGGACCACCGCGACTCGGTACTGGACGAGGCGTCCCGCAAGACGGGCGACCGCATGATGATCTGCGTCTCCCGCTCCTGCACCAAGCGCCTGGTCCTGGATCTCTGA
- a CDS encoding Gfo/Idh/MocA family protein, which translates to MKPVRWGMLSTAGIGRVVAAALRTSPHADLVAVGGRDADRARRYAEDIGAELSFGSYDELLARDDIDAVYVPLPVSMHTEWTIKALEAGKHVLCEKPFAVTAADAVRCFDAAEAAGRLCVEGLMYRHHPQTQLVRKLVTDGAIGQLAYIRAALTVSAPPGDIRRTTALGGGASLDLGCYCVSAIRLLAGHPRRVHAARVLDHAEGSEGTDLRLAATLEMPGGVLAQFDVALDFPRRDELEIIGTEGKITVPDPWLCRTGHIELQRAGVPRRLPADPDGTFALTFADDPDNADAYRIEFEAASHAITQGTAPLFGRADAVDQAEVVDAIRRAAALGAPVAPAPSVAAVDL; encoded by the coding sequence ATGAAGCCGGTCCGCTGGGGCATGCTCTCGACGGCCGGGATCGGGCGGGTGGTGGCCGCCGCCCTGCGGACCTCGCCCCACGCGGACCTGGTCGCCGTCGGCGGGCGCGACGCCGATCGCGCCCGCCGCTACGCCGAGGACATCGGAGCGGAGCTGAGCTTCGGGTCGTACGACGAACTGCTCGCCCGCGACGACATCGACGCGGTGTACGTCCCGTTGCCCGTCTCGATGCACACCGAATGGACGATCAAGGCGCTGGAAGCCGGCAAACACGTGCTGTGCGAGAAGCCGTTCGCGGTGACCGCCGCCGACGCCGTGCGCTGCTTCGACGCGGCAGAGGCCGCCGGGCGGCTGTGCGTCGAGGGCCTGATGTACCGGCACCACCCGCAGACACAGCTCGTACGCAAACTGGTCACCGATGGCGCGATCGGGCAACTGGCGTACATCCGGGCGGCATTGACGGTATCCGCCCCGCCCGGTGACATCCGGCGCACCACCGCCCTCGGCGGCGGTGCCTCGCTGGACCTGGGCTGCTACTGCGTCAGCGCGATCCGGCTGCTGGCCGGCCATCCGCGGCGCGTGCACGCCGCGCGTGTCCTCGACCACGCCGAGGGCAGCGAAGGAACGGACCTGCGGCTGGCCGCGACGCTGGAGATGCCGGGCGGCGTCCTGGCTCAGTTCGACGTGGCCCTGGACTTCCCCAGGCGCGACGAACTGGAGATCATCGGCACCGAGGGGAAGATCACCGTCCCGGATCCGTGGCTGTGCCGCACCGGACACATCGAGCTGCAACGCGCCGGAGTGCCCCGCCGGTTGCCGGCCGACCCGGACGGGACCTTCGCGCTGACCTTCGCCGACGACCCGGACAACGCCGACGCCTACCGGATCGAGTTCGAGGCCGCCTCGCACGCCATCACCCAGGGTACGGCTCCGCTGTTCGGGCGCGCCGACGCCGTCGACCAGGCCGAAGTGGTCGACGCGATCCGCCGCGCCGCCGCGCTCGGCGCCCCCGTCGCACCGGCACCTTCCGTCGCCGCCGTAGACCTTTAG
- a CDS encoding Gfo/Idh/MocA family protein encodes MPAPLRVGIVGCGNVALNFHVPAYQAEPDRFTITALADTTPERLELGRTGTGLTPEQVHGDPLDLIARDDVDVIDVCTPQHLHRDLVVAAAAAGKHILCEKPLAATPADAAAMVRAADEAGVVLGVVHNYLFFPEIIAARELIDDGAIGEVRTVTVDMLGVVDSPGAAGYRPRWRHDPAAAGGGVLMDMLHGVYLAEHFLDEPVERVSAYVDAATPGDAVEGLALCRLESARRAALVNIGWGFGPGGIRINGSKGRMVLRYRDEGTIPWAPFEAMALTTESGTETVGLPPGQELGPLVADALRITVADFADAVAAGRAPAGSGRAALRTLEATVAAYASAALGRSVDIPLPPDGPVHRQGVIGLAELDIPATSSVRTRGLFGLTPNGS; translated from the coding sequence ATGCCCGCACCCCTGCGCGTCGGCATCGTCGGCTGCGGCAACGTCGCGCTGAACTTCCATGTACCCGCCTACCAGGCGGAACCGGACCGCTTCACCATCACCGCCCTGGCAGACACCACCCCCGAACGGCTCGAACTCGGCCGTACGGGCACGGGCCTGACTCCCGAGCAGGTCCACGGCGACCCACTCGACCTCATCGCACGCGACGACGTCGACGTCATCGACGTATGCACCCCTCAACACCTGCATCGTGACCTCGTGGTCGCCGCGGCGGCCGCGGGCAAGCACATCCTGTGCGAGAAGCCGCTGGCCGCCACCCCCGCCGACGCCGCGGCCATGGTCAGGGCCGCGGACGAGGCCGGGGTGGTGCTCGGCGTCGTACACAACTACCTCTTCTTCCCCGAGATCATCGCCGCTCGTGAGCTGATCGACGACGGAGCGATCGGCGAAGTGCGTACGGTCACCGTCGACATGCTCGGTGTCGTCGACTCGCCGGGTGCCGCCGGCTACCGCCCTCGGTGGCGCCACGACCCCGCCGCGGCCGGCGGCGGAGTGCTGATGGACATGCTCCACGGCGTCTACCTCGCCGAACACTTCCTCGACGAGCCCGTCGAGCGGGTGTCGGCCTACGTCGACGCCGCGACCCCCGGTGACGCGGTCGAAGGGCTGGCTTTGTGCCGCCTCGAATCCGCCCGCCGCGCCGCACTGGTCAACATCGGCTGGGGATTCGGTCCCGGCGGCATCCGGATCAACGGCTCCAAGGGGCGCATGGTCCTGCGCTATCGCGACGAAGGCACCATCCCCTGGGCCCCCTTCGAGGCAATGGCCCTCACCACCGAGTCCGGCACCGAGACCGTCGGTCTTCCCCCGGGACAGGAACTCGGCCCCCTGGTCGCGGACGCGCTGCGGATCACCGTCGCCGACTTCGCCGATGCCGTCGCCGCGGGCCGGGCCCCGGCCGGTTCCGGACGTGCCGCCCTGCGCACGCTGGAGGCGACCGTCGCCGCCTACGCCTCCGCGGCCCTCGGCCGCAGCGTCGACATCCCCCTGCCCCCCGACGGTCCCGTGCACCGCCAGGGCGTCATCGGTCTCGCCGAACTCGACATCCCCGCCACCTCGAGCGTCCGCACCCGCGGCCTCTTCGGACTGACCCCCAACGGGAGCTGA
- a CDS encoding LacI family DNA-binding transcriptional regulator: MPSPKAPRPSGPKDGPKDGQAAGSAAGTGRRPTLMDVARRAGVSRATASLVIRDAPGPSAESRERVRAAAAELGYRPDQAAQSLRRRNSRLIGVMFSAQESFHADLIESVYAATEEVGYDVVLSAVVPSRSERRAVEALMASRCEAVILIGAREAWPADLGIQVPVVEIGRPPTQTVFDAVHTADDEGARLAVNHLVSLGHRDIVHVDGGERPGAAERRAGYLAAMRDHGLGAGRGWCPATTPSTPVPRPPTPCWTRAPCPPPSWPAAISAPSDSSSS, encoded by the coding sequence ATGCCCAGCCCAAAGGCGCCCCGTCCCTCGGGTCCGAAGGACGGCCCGAAGGACGGCCAGGCGGCGGGCTCGGCGGCGGGCACCGGGCGACGGCCGACCCTGATGGACGTCGCCCGCCGCGCGGGCGTGTCGCGGGCGACGGCTTCGCTGGTCATACGTGACGCGCCCGGCCCGAGTGCCGAGTCCCGGGAGCGGGTGCGCGCGGCCGCCGCCGAACTCGGCTACCGCCCCGACCAGGCCGCCCAGTCGCTGCGGCGCCGCAACAGCCGCCTGATCGGCGTGATGTTCAGCGCCCAGGAATCCTTCCACGCCGATCTGATCGAGAGCGTCTACGCCGCCACCGAGGAGGTCGGCTATGACGTGGTGCTCAGCGCGGTGGTCCCGAGCCGCAGCGAGCGGCGTGCGGTCGAGGCGCTCATGGCCTCCCGCTGCGAGGCGGTGATCCTGATCGGAGCGCGCGAGGCATGGCCCGCCGACCTGGGCATCCAGGTCCCGGTCGTGGAGATCGGCCGCCCGCCGACCCAGACGGTGTTCGACGCGGTCCACACCGCCGACGACGAGGGGGCCCGTCTCGCCGTAAACCACCTCGTCTCCCTGGGGCATCGCGACATCGTCCACGTCGACGGCGGCGAACGCCCCGGTGCGGCCGAACGGCGCGCGGGCTACCTGGCCGCGATGCGCGACCACGGGCTGGGGGCCGGGCGAGGGTGGTGCCCGGCGACTACACCGAGCACTCCGGTTCCGAGGCCGCCCACTCCCTGCTGGACGCGGGCACCCTGCCCACCGCCGTCGTGGCCGGCAGCGATCAGTGCGCCATCGGACTCCTCATCGAGCTGA
- the iolG gene encoding inositol 2-dehydrogenase has translation MRIALIGCGRIGRVHAESVALHPKAELVRACDAVESAAREVAERFGGLPGSDADAVLADPGVDAVVIASPTPTHVDLLTRAVETGKAVMCEKPIDLDLARVDDCRTWIGAAASRVMVGFNRRFDPSFRAVRERVAAGEIGRLEQLVIISRDPAPSPAEYLASSGGLFRDMTIHDLDMARFFLGEVVEVSAMGSNLVADYIADLGDIDGAMVTLRGADGALAHITNSRRCTYGYDQRLEAFGALGALGVDNLRPDGVRAYGARATEAAAPYLDFFLDRYTPAYRAELAHFIEAIDSGTEPTPGFEDGRAALVLADAAEQSLRTGRVVTVGGAR, from the coding sequence ATGCGGATCGCTCTCATCGGATGCGGGCGCATCGGGCGGGTCCACGCCGAATCGGTCGCCCTGCACCCGAAGGCCGAACTCGTGCGGGCCTGCGATGCCGTCGAGAGCGCCGCCCGGGAGGTCGCCGAGCGGTTCGGAGGCCTGCCCGGCTCCGATGCCGACGCGGTCCTCGCCGACCCCGGCGTCGACGCGGTGGTCATCGCCTCGCCGACCCCCACCCATGTCGACCTGCTGACCCGCGCCGTCGAGACCGGCAAGGCCGTGATGTGCGAGAAGCCGATCGATCTCGACCTCGCCCGGGTCGACGACTGCCGGACCTGGATCGGCGCCGCCGCGTCCCGGGTCATGGTCGGCTTCAACCGCCGCTTCGACCCCTCGTTCCGCGCGGTGCGCGAGCGCGTCGCGGCCGGCGAGATCGGCCGGCTGGAGCAACTCGTCATCATCAGCCGCGACCCGGCCCCCTCTCCGGCGGAGTACCTCGCGAGCTCCGGCGGCCTGTTCCGGGACATGACCATCCACGACCTCGACATGGCCCGCTTCTTCCTCGGCGAAGTCGTCGAGGTCTCGGCCATGGGCAGCAACCTGGTCGCCGACTACATCGCGGACCTCGGCGACATCGACGGCGCGATGGTCACCCTGCGCGGCGCGGACGGCGCCCTCGCCCACATCACCAACAGCCGCCGCTGCACGTACGGTTACGACCAGCGCCTGGAGGCGTTCGGCGCGCTCGGCGCGCTCGGCGTGGACAACCTGCGCCCCGACGGCGTCCGCGCGTACGGCGCCCGGGCGACCGAGGCCGCCGCGCCCTACCTCGACTTCTTCCTCGACCGCTACACGCCCGCCTACCGCGCCGAACTCGCCCACTTCATCGAGGCGATCGACAGCGGCACGGAGCCGACGCCCGGCTTCGAGGACGGCCGTGCCGCCCTCGTCCTGGCCGACGCGGCGGAGCAGAGCCTGCGCACCGGACGGGTCGTGACCGTCGGAGGCGCGCGATGA
- a CDS encoding substrate-binding domain-containing protein, which produces MLDAGTLPTAVVAGSDQCAIGLLIELRRAGIDVPGRVSIVGYDDIRSAQLAHISLTTVRQDAGQLARLAVQAAVERLDNGLDGETREFSLAPQLVVRGSTGPVC; this is translated from the coding sequence CTGCTGGACGCGGGCACCCTGCCCACCGCCGTCGTGGCCGGCAGCGATCAGTGCGCCATCGGACTCCTCATCGAGCTGAGGCGGGCCGGCATCGATGTCCCCGGTCGGGTCTCGATCGTCGGATACGACGACATCCGTTCCGCGCAGCTCGCCCACATCAGCCTCACCACCGTCCGTCAGGACGCCGGGCAGCTGGCCCGGCTCGCCGTCCAAGCCGCGGTCGAACGCCTCGACAACGGCCTCGACGGCGAGACACGGGAATTCAGCCTCGCCCCGCAGTTGGTGGTGCGCGGTTCTACCGGCCCGGTCTGCTGA
- a CDS encoding alpha/beta hydrolase codes for MTEPDGQTKAVRAELDEQTRAVLAERAAAGDRPMREASIAESRAATWGWLPYMGEPADLAKVEDRIIPSRTAEIPVRIYTPHGEGPFPALVVFHGGCWIVGNIHLSDRPHRVLAATTGCVVVAVNYQKAPEHPFPVPLEDCCAGYAWTTEHARELGIDPARIGVAGDSAGGNLAAAVCLRARDLGERAPAAQVLVYPALDPGLDTASARDYAEGFGLTTEDMRWSWQQYAPDEEVRLSSWVSPSRASSLEGLPPAVVVTAGFDILRDEGLLYAERLAACGVPTVSLHYEDSTHGFLWIGGVLEVCHRMLGDVRDALHRLWA; via the coding sequence GTGACCGAACCCGACGGACAGACGAAGGCTGTGCGGGCCGAACTCGACGAACAGACCAGGGCCGTCCTGGCCGAACGCGCCGCCGCGGGCGACCGCCCCATGAGGGAGGCGAGCATCGCGGAGTCGCGGGCGGCCACCTGGGGATGGCTGCCGTACATGGGCGAACCGGCGGATCTGGCCAAGGTCGAGGACCGCATCATCCCGTCGCGCACCGCCGAGATCCCGGTGCGCATCTACACGCCGCACGGCGAAGGCCCGTTCCCGGCCCTGGTGGTCTTCCACGGCGGTTGCTGGATCGTCGGGAACATCCACCTCTCCGACCGGCCCCATCGGGTTCTTGCCGCCACAACCGGATGCGTCGTGGTGGCCGTCAACTACCAGAAGGCTCCCGAGCACCCCTTCCCGGTCCCGCTGGAGGACTGCTGCGCCGGCTATGCCTGGACCACCGAGCATGCACGTGAACTCGGCATCGACCCCGCTCGGATCGGTGTCGCCGGTGACAGCGCGGGCGGCAATCTCGCCGCCGCGGTGTGCCTGAGGGCACGTGACCTCGGCGAGCGGGCGCCGGCCGCGCAGGTCCTCGTCTACCCGGCCCTCGACCCGGGCCTCGACACGGCGTCGGCGAGGGACTACGCGGAGGGATTCGGCCTCACCACCGAGGACATGCGCTGGTCATGGCAGCAGTACGCCCCCGACGAAGAGGTGCGCCTGAGCTCCTGGGTCAGCCCGTCGCGGGCGAGTTCGCTGGAAGGCCTGCCTCCGGCCGTGGTGGTGACCGCCGGGTTCGACATCCTTCGGGACGAGGGACTGCTGTATGCCGAACGGCTGGCCGCGTGCGGGGTGCCCACGGTTTCCCTCCACTACGAGGACTCCACCCACGGGTTCCTCTGGATCGGTGGTGTCCTTGAGGTCTGCCACCGAATGCTGGGCGACGTCCGCGACGCACTGCACCGTCTCTGGGCCTGA
- a CDS encoding GntR family transcriptional regulator translates to MSDTRAAAVTAVGLRVDRASHQPLHQQLAEQLRDAIAHGRLAPGTQLVSETEMAERTGLSRITIRHAVRALTAEGLLVRRRGVGTYVAHAPLDGAVDLTSFHDDLRATERHRVMDLLRTENVPASAEVAVALAVPEGSTVVRLERLQRDGGAVAAYLRHYLPLGGFRPNAEHLASAGLYAAMQAVGITVRSVQQSIGARNATAGESELLGITEGSAILTMRRTLFDGAGRAVEYATHCYPASRRTWAFELCALPEGENERRRYAGDV, encoded by the coding sequence ATGTCGGATACGCGCGCTGCGGCGGTGACGGCCGTCGGGCTCCGCGTGGACCGTGCGAGCCATCAACCGCTCCACCAGCAACTCGCGGAACAACTGAGGGACGCCATCGCACACGGTCGGCTTGCTCCCGGCACTCAGCTGGTCAGCGAGACCGAGATGGCGGAGCGGACCGGACTGTCACGCATCACGATCCGGCACGCGGTCCGAGCGCTCACAGCCGAGGGCCTGTTGGTACGCCGTCGCGGCGTCGGCACCTATGTCGCGCACGCCCCGCTCGACGGTGCCGTGGACCTGACCAGTTTCCATGACGACCTGCGAGCGACAGAGCGCCATCGCGTCATGGACCTGCTGCGCACGGAGAACGTACCCGCTTCGGCGGAGGTGGCGGTCGCTCTCGCTGTCCCGGAGGGCAGCACGGTCGTACGGCTGGAACGGCTGCAACGAGATGGCGGCGCGGTCGCCGCGTACCTGCGCCACTACCTGCCCCTCGGCGGGTTCCGTCCGAACGCCGAGCATCTGGCCTCAGCCGGCCTGTACGCCGCGATGCAGGCGGTCGGCATCACCGTACGGAGCGTCCAGCAGTCGATCGGAGCGCGCAACGCGACCGCCGGAGAGAGCGAACTGCTCGGCATCACCGAAGGGAGCGCCATCCTGACCATGCGGCGCACACTGTTCGACGGCGCCGGCCGGGCCGTCGAGTACGCGACCCACTGCTACCCGGCGTCGCGGCGCACGTGGGCCTTCGAGCTCTGCGCCCTGCCCGAGGGTGAGAACGAGCGCAGACGCTACGCGGGAGACGTCTGA
- a CDS encoding sugar phosphate isomerase/epimerase family protein, which yields MELCLYTDSVPDLSLEEALDLTVRIGGTAVEIAAGGQSSAPHMDVFALVENAGERRKFTDALASRGLRMGAVNCSAWPMHPRHGARHVEIMEAAVRLAEQLGVDKIVTMTGNPGESPDARLTNWIFYPWPPENIELLHRQWDETIAFWQKFAPFAADHGIERIALELHPLHMVYNVPTLLKLREAVGPIIGANVDPSHMFWQRMDPAAVVRTLGPAVHHVHLKDVEYRVDQLALAGVLDNRPYATPEERAWTFRTVGHGHGTEFWAPFIEALAEVGYDDIVSIENEDPVQDAVEGVIDAARFIKPLLR from the coding sequence ATGGAACTGTGCCTCTACACCGACTCGGTCCCCGACCTCTCCCTGGAGGAGGCCCTTGACCTCACCGTCCGGATCGGCGGCACCGCCGTCGAGATAGCCGCCGGCGGCCAGTCCAGCGCCCCGCACATGGACGTCTTCGCACTCGTCGAGAACGCCGGGGAACGCCGGAAGTTCACCGACGCGCTCGCCTCCCGGGGCCTGCGCATGGGCGCGGTGAACTGCTCGGCCTGGCCCATGCACCCCCGGCACGGCGCACGGCACGTCGAGATCATGGAGGCGGCGGTACGGCTCGCCGAACAGCTCGGCGTCGACAAGATCGTGACCATGACCGGCAACCCGGGCGAGTCGCCCGACGCCCGGCTCACCAACTGGATCTTCTACCCCTGGCCGCCGGAGAACATCGAACTCCTCCACCGCCAGTGGGACGAGACCATCGCCTTCTGGCAGAAGTTCGCACCCTTCGCCGCCGACCACGGCATCGAGCGGATCGCACTGGAACTGCACCCGCTGCACATGGTCTACAACGTGCCCACGCTCCTGAAGCTCCGCGAGGCGGTCGGCCCGATCATCGGCGCCAACGTCGACCCCAGCCACATGTTCTGGCAGCGGATGGACCCGGCCGCCGTGGTCCGCACGCTGGGCCCGGCGGTCCACCACGTCCACCTCAAGGACGTCGAATACCGCGTCGACCAGCTCGCGCTGGCCGGCGTCCTCGACAACCGTCCCTATGCCACTCCCGAGGAGCGGGCCTGGACCTTCCGCACGGTCGGCCACGGCCACGGCACCGAGTTCTGGGCCCCGTTCATCGAGGCGCTGGCCGAGGTCGGCTACGACGACATCGTCAGCATCGAGAACGAGGACCCCGTCCAGGACGCAGTTGAAGGCGTCATCGACGCCGCCCGCTTCATCAAGCCGCTCCTGCGCTGA
- a CDS encoding aldo/keto reductase: MSEIAFGGWQLGGQWGQVDDEASIAALLHAFERGVNFVDTAELYGEGHSEEVIGRALRRWDGDRVYVATKIQPIRWPDPAEDAPQMAGRYPEWYLRQGVEQALRRLGVERLDLLQLHAWIPDGITTLDWLEVLNALRQEGKIDRIGVSVRDYRPEDGVDLARFGLVDSLQVVLNLFEQRPRQALFPAGAGSGAAFIARVPFDSGSLIGHWTEDTYATWPEDSVPAWLFRGERFGQTLRRIRALRELCAPYYPTLAEAALRFTLACPEVSTVIPGMLTPAEVDMNVACSDGAPFPEDLFEALKTHEWPRNFYQ, encoded by the coding sequence GTGAGTGAAATCGCCTTCGGGGGCTGGCAGTTGGGCGGGCAGTGGGGCCAGGTCGACGACGAGGCGTCCATCGCCGCGCTGCTCCACGCGTTCGAGCGTGGCGTGAACTTCGTGGACACCGCCGAGCTGTACGGCGAAGGCCACAGCGAGGAGGTGATCGGCCGGGCGCTGCGGCGCTGGGACGGCGACAGGGTGTACGTCGCCACGAAGATCCAGCCGATCCGGTGGCCGGATCCGGCCGAGGACGCCCCGCAGATGGCCGGACGCTACCCCGAGTGGTACCTCCGCCAGGGTGTCGAGCAGGCGCTGAGGCGCCTCGGTGTGGAACGCCTGGACCTCTTGCAGCTGCACGCCTGGATCCCCGACGGCATCACCACCCTCGACTGGCTCGAAGTGCTGAACGCCCTCCGGCAGGAGGGCAAGATCGACAGGATCGGGGTGTCCGTCCGGGACTACCGCCCCGAGGACGGGGTCGACCTCGCGAGGTTCGGGCTGGTCGATTCCCTCCAGGTCGTCCTCAACCTCTTCGAACAGCGCCCCCGTCAGGCGCTGTTCCCCGCCGGTGCCGGGAGCGGAGCCGCGTTCATCGCCCGGGTTCCGTTCGACTCCGGGTCGCTGATCGGCCACTGGACCGAGGACACCTACGCCACCTGGCCCGAGGACTCGGTGCCCGCCTGGCTGTTCCGCGGCGAGCGGTTCGGCCAGACGCTGCGCAGGATCCGGGCGCTCAGGGAACTCTGCGCGCCGTACTACCCGACGCTCGCCGAGGCCGCCCTGCGCTTCACGCTGGCCTGCCCCGAGGTGTCCACCGTGATCCCGGGCATGCTGACCCCCGCCGAAGTCGACATGAACGTCGCCTGCTCCGACGGTGCCCCCTTCCCCGAGGACCTGTTCGAGGCCCTCAAAACCCACGAATGGCCGAGGAACTTCTACCAGTGA